The following proteins are encoded in a genomic region of Drosophila willistoni isolate 14030-0811.24 chromosome 3R, UCI_dwil_1.1, whole genome shotgun sequence:
- the LOC6649673 gene encoding mediator of RNA polymerase II transcription subunit 27: protein MDKLNSTLTAVKSLRSNVRQCFEHLADGTDGEAAEESRNKFVHEFQDKFGAINSQLREVEQLINALQVPQTAYSLGNTAYLALETAQDRHTLYPQLVNSYKWIDKVHDHSFLAFNNLNQNTLRRSYNYCSQKRPRLPFSSFNNDPDHIDKLLSEINTPPHTSYRVFRPFGSNAVAIVTISNVLKAAIVFKGVLIEWVTVKGYDEPLEQDDLWAESRYEVFRKVQEHAHSAMLHFFSPTLPDLAVKSYVTWLNSHIKLFLEPCKRCGKYIASGLPPTWRDLRTLEPFHEECRNC, encoded by the exons ATGGATAAATTGAACTCCACGTTGACCGCCGTGAAGAGCCTGCGCTCGAATGTGCGACAGTGCTTCGAGCATTTGGCGGACGGCACTGATGGCGAGGCAGCGGAGGAGAGTCGCAATAAATTTGTTCACGAATTCCAAGATAAATTTGGTGCAATAAATTCACAATTGCG GGAAGTCGAACAGCTGATCAATGCCCTACAAGTGCCACAAACGGCTTACTCCTTGGGCAACACTGCTTATTTGGCCCTGGAGACGGCACAAGACCGGCACACTTTATATCCCCAGTTGGTCAATAGTTACAAATGGATTGATAAAGTGCACGATCACAGTTTTCTGGCCTTCAACAATCTCAATCAGAACACCTTGAGACGATCGTACAACTATTGCTCACAGAAGCGACCACGATTGCCCTTCTCCTCATTCAATAATGATCCAGA TCACATAGATAAGCTTCTCAGCGAAATTAACACACCACCGCACACGTCTTATCGAGTATTTAGGCCATTCGGATCCAATGCAGTGGCTATTGTCACCATTAGCAATGTGTTGAAAGCAGCCATTGTGTTTAAGGGCGTCCTCATTGAGTGGGTGACTGTCAAGGGCTATGATGAGCCACTCGAACAGGATGATCTATGGGCCGAGTCGCGTTACGAGGTCTTTCGCAAGGTCCAGGAGCATGCCCATTCCGCCATGCTCCACTTTTTCTCACCCACTTTGCCCGATTTGGCCGTCAAGAGCTATGTGACCTGGTTAAATAGCCACATTAAACTTTTCCTGGAGCCCTGTAAGCGATGCGGCAAATACATAGCCAGCGGTTTGCCACCCACGTGGCGCGATCTGCGCACTCTGGAACCATTTCACGAAGAGTGTCGCAATTGCTGA
- the LOC6649674 gene encoding 3-hydroxy-3-methylglutaryl-coenzyme A reductase has protein sequence MIGRLFRAHGEFCASHPWEVIVALLTITACMLTVDKTGSLEGLGSASATAAAAAASAATATAAGTPTTSTSNGAAATAAPGTTIPIASGARNRAPCHGWSQSCEGLEAEYNAADVILMTVVRCTAVLYCYYQFCSLHRLGSKYVLGIAGLFTVFSSFIFTTAIIKFLGSDISDLKDALFFLLLVIDLSNSGRLAQLALSGSNQAEVTQNIARGLELLGPTISLDTIVEALLVGVGTLSGVERMEVLCMFAVLSVLVNYVVFMTFYPACLSLIFDLSRNGVDMSVVREKAKGSLLLKSLTEEGQKANPVLQRVKLIMTTGLMIVHIYSRVVFSSSDYDAVDKTLSPTLNLNVSNNRTEAPEIADIIIKWLTMSADHIVIYIVVIALVVKFICFDNRSALSDQLRQAQTVASQTTPMLEKAEKKPELPSIRTPLFTIEEQTSTNASTQTEIVPLRHEPSVNYAQPTAPNRPPRPLQECLEIFNSSEDSGGPDALTDDEIMAIVQAGGQHCPLYKIESSLNDPERGISIRRKVLVKLAKLQEECLDILPYQHYDYRKVMNACCENVLGYVPIPVGYAGPLMLDGQSYYVPMATTEGALVASTNRGCKALSVRGVRSVVEDVGMTRAPCVRFPSVARASLAKLWIEDEVNYQQIKTEFDSTSRFGRLKDCHIAMDGPQLYIRFVALTGDAMGMNMVSKGAEMALRRIKREFPDMQIISLSGNFCCDKKPAAINWIKGRGKRVVAECTIPAATLKSVLKTDAKTLVECNKLKNMGGSAMAGSIGGNNAHAANMVTAVFLATGQDPAQNVTSSNCSTAMECWVENSEDLYMTCTMPSLEVGTVGGGTGLPGQSACLEMLGVRGAHATQPGDNAKKLAQIVCATVMAGELSLMAALVNSDLVKSHMRHNRSSIAVSNANNPLNVTVSSCSTIS, from the exons ATGATTGGACGTTTGTTTCGCGCCCATGGCGAATTTTGCGCCTCACATCCTTGGGAGGTCATAGTGGCCCTCTTGACCATTACAGCCTGCATGCTGACAGTGGATAAAACCGGCTCCCTGGAGGGACTTGGTAGTGCATCAGCAACAGCGGCTGCAGCAGCCGcctcagcagcaacagcaacagctgcAGGAACACCAACCACATCCACTTCAAATGgcgcagcagcaacagcagcaccaGGCACAACCATACCCATAGCATCGGGAGCCCGAAATAGAGCGCCTTGTCACGGCTGGAGTCAATCCTGTGAGGGCCTTGAAGCGGAATACAATGCCGCCGATGTCATACTGATGACTGTTGTCCGTTGCACAGCTGTTCTCTATTGTTACTATCAATTCTGCAGTCTCCATCGCTTGGGTTCCAAATATGTTTTAG GCATTGCGGGACTCTTCACGGTATTCTCCAGTTTTATATTCACAACAGCCATCATTAAGTTTTTGGGCAGCGATATTTCCGATTTAAA AGATGCCCTATTCTTCCTGCTGCTGGTAATCGATCTATCGAATTCAGGACGTTTGGCCCAATTGGCACTTTCGGGAAGTAATCAGGCAGAAGTTACCCAGAATATTGCTAGGGGCTTGGAACTGTTGGGACCCACCATTTCATTGGATACCATTGTGGAGGCACTTTTAGTGGGTGTGGGCACTCTTTCGGGTGTCGAGCGTATGGAAGTGCTCTGCATGTTTGCTGTACTCTCAGTATTGGTCAACTATGTGGTCTTTATGACATTCTATCCTGCTTGCCTATCACTAATCTTTGATTTATCACGCAATGGTGTCGATATGTCAGTGGTAAGGGAAAAGGCTAAGGGATCACTGCTGTTGAAGTCTCTCACCGAGGAGGGCCAGAAGGCCAATCCAGTGTTGCAGCGAGTCAAACTGATCATGACCACTGGCCTGATGATCGTCCACATCTATAGTCGTGTGGTCTTCTCTAGCAGTGATTACGATGCAGTCGATAAGACTCTATCACCGACTTTAAATCTCAATGTGAGCAATAACCGCACTGAAGCTCCAGAGATTGCGGACATAATTATTAA atGGCTGACCATGAGTGCGGATCACATTGTCATCTATATAGTCGTAATTGCTTTGGTAGTGAAATTCATTTGCTTTGACAATCGCTCAGCACTGTCGGATCAGCTGCGTCAAGCCCAAACAGTGGCATCTCAAACCACACCCATGTTGGAAAAGGCTGAAAAGAAGCCGGAACTTCCATCGATTCGTACTCCTCTCTTTACCATCGAGGAGCAAACCTCGACTAATGCATCAACACAAACAGAAATCGTGCCACTGCGCCATGAACCAAGTGTAAACTATGCTCAGCCCACCGCTCCCAATAGACCACCGCGTCCGCTGCAAGAATGTTTAGAGATATTCAATTCTAGCGAAGATTCTGGCGGACCAGATGCACTTACCGACGACGAGATCATGGCTATAGTGCAGGCTGGCGGCCAACATTGCCCACTGTACAAAATTGAATCAAGTCTTAATGATCCAGAGCGTGGAATAAGTATACGTCGTAAGGTGCTTGTGAAACTTGCCAAACTTCAGGAAGAGTGCTTGGATATCTTGCCCTACCAGCATTACGATTATCGCAAGGTGATGAATGCTTGTTGTGAGAATGTTTTGGGCTACGTACCAATTCCAGTGGGATATGCTGGTCCTCTGATGTTGGATGGGCAGAGCTACTATGTACCAATGGCCACCACTGAGGGTGCTCTGGTGGCTTCCACTAATCGTGGCTGCAAGGCTCTGTCTGTGCGTGGCGTTCGCTCAGTAGTCGAAGATGTGGGCATGACCCGGGCGCCTTGTGTGCGTTTCCCCAGTGTGGCTCGCGCTTCGCTGGCCAAACTGTGGATAGAGGATGAGGTGAATTATCAACAGATCAAGACGGAATTCGATTCCACATCACGATTCGGACGCCTTAAGGACTGCCACATAGCCATGGATGGACCTCAGTTGTACATACGCTTTGTGGCCCTAACTGGCGATGCCATGGGCATGAATATGGTGTCGAAGGGTGCTGAGATGGCATTGCGTCGCATCAAGCGTGAATTTCCCGACATGCAGATCATTTCGCTGAGCGGTAACTTCTGTTGTGACAAGAAACCAGCTGCCATCAACTGGATTAAAGGACGAGGCAAACGTGTGGTCGCCGAGTGCACCATTCCAGCTGCCACACTTAAATCGGTGCTGAAAACCGATGCCAAGACGCTTGTGGAATGTAATAAACTAAAGAATATGGGCGGAAGTGCCATGGCCGGCAGCATTGGAGGCAACAATGCACATGCAGCCAATATGGTGACAGCCGTCTTTTTGGCCACCGGCCAGGATCCCGCACAGAATGTCACCTCAAGCAATTGCTCCACAGCCATGGAGTGCTGGGTGGAGAATAGCGAGGATTTGTACATGACCTGCACCATGCCCTCGCTGGAAGTGGGCACTGTGGGCGGCGGCACCGGACTGCCGGGTCAGAGTGCCTGCCTCGAAATGTTGGGCGTGCGTGGAGCTCATGCCACCCAACCGGGCGATAATGCCAAAAAATTGGCACAAATTGTCTGTGCCACTGTCATGGCCGGAGAATTGAGTTTGATGGCAGCTCTGGTCAACAGTGATCTAGTCAAAAGTCACATGAGGCATAATCG TTCCTCCATTGCCGTGAGCAACGCTAACAATCCTCTCAATGTGACCGTCTCCAGTTGCAGCACAATTAGCTAA